A region of Planktomarina temperata RCA23 DNA encodes the following proteins:
- a CDS encoding glycosyltransferase, producing the protein MDYNTPSSPTGALHPPRTGHWDPPDLLEFLTEANLLPPAAYLQLQNRDMDGNASESDTLISLGLIDATRLAQLQAERLGEGYIDLTYFPPNPDLLKILGPANALQMGVLPWRLSADVTVILTDRPEHFDENQSYLRQIFGPLRRAFTCPDQMRSYITTTEDAALIHRAEHRVAARESCRDLNFKTFHVALCSLIALVALAGAFAPAITFLVFALWGTLTLIANMALKLATAMLFLHHGALANLKYRGRTTDAPLPKISIMVPLFKESAMMSHLLTHLRQLDYPKNLLQVILVMERDDITTAKTLAGVKLPPWITTINVPNGTIKTKPRALNYALDHCRGSIIGVYDAEDAPEPGQLRKVARHFAESDEKLACVQGTLDFYNSRSNWLSRCFTIEYATWFRIVLPGLARLKLPVPLGGTTLFFRRHILEKLGGWDAHNVTEDADLGIRLTRFGYHTELLPTVTLEEANCRGWPWIRQRSRWLKGYAVTWAVHMRAPKTLLRDLGLWQFFGVQLLFAGTLSQFLLAPVLWTFWLAFLALPHPLTGFMPSWAFYTLGGIYLMSEVINIIVGMLACNQAKHRHLLKWVPSLHFYFPLGSMAAYKGFLELLYKPFYWDKTAHGISLATAPAAPLTRPERPHHVSGG; encoded by the coding sequence TTGGATTACAACACTCCTTCTTCCCCCACCGGCGCATTGCACCCCCCCCGCACCGGTCATTGGGATCCGCCGGATTTGCTGGAGTTCCTGACTGAAGCGAACCTGCTGCCCCCCGCGGCCTATCTGCAATTGCAAAACCGCGATATGGATGGCAACGCCTCTGAGAGCGACACATTAATTTCCCTTGGCCTCATTGACGCGACCCGCTTGGCGCAATTGCAAGCGGAACGTTTGGGGGAGGGTTATATCGATCTCACCTATTTCCCACCGAACCCAGATTTGCTCAAAATTCTTGGTCCGGCCAACGCCCTGCAAATGGGTGTGTTGCCTTGGCGCCTGAGCGCAGATGTGACTGTCATCTTGACCGATCGGCCCGAACATTTTGATGAAAACCAATCCTATTTGCGCCAAATATTTGGCCCGCTGCGCCGCGCCTTTACCTGCCCGGATCAAATGAGATCCTACATCACCACCACCGAAGACGCGGCGCTGATCCATCGGGCAGAACACCGCGTTGCCGCGCGTGAAAGCTGCCGCGATCTGAATTTCAAAACCTTTCATGTTGCCCTGTGCAGCTTGATCGCGCTGGTTGCCCTGGCGGGTGCCTTCGCTCCTGCTATTACATTTTTGGTCTTCGCCCTGTGGGGAACCCTCACTTTGATCGCCAATATGGCGCTAAAACTCGCCACCGCGATGCTGTTTTTACATCACGGAGCGCTGGCCAATCTTAAATATAGGGGCCGCACAACCGATGCACCCCTGCCCAAAATATCCATCATGGTGCCCCTGTTTAAAGAGAGCGCAATGATGAGCCATCTGCTCACGCATCTGCGCCAACTCGACTATCCGAAAAATCTGCTACAGGTGATTTTGGTGATGGAACGCGATGACATCACCACAGCCAAGACCCTCGCTGGCGTCAAACTCCCGCCGTGGATCACCACGATCAACGTGCCAAACGGGACCATCAAAACAAAGCCGAGGGCACTCAACTACGCCTTGGATCACTGCCGAGGGTCGATCATTGGCGTCTATGATGCCGAAGATGCCCCCGAACCGGGCCAACTGCGCAAAGTGGCCCGCCATTTTGCCGAAAGCGACGAGAAATTGGCCTGCGTTCAGGGCACTTTGGATTTCTACAATTCGCGCTCCAATTGGTTGTCACGCTGTTTCACCATCGAATATGCCACTTGGTTTCGCATTGTGCTACCGGGTCTTGCCCGGCTCAAGCTCCCCGTGCCACTCGGTGGAACAACCCTATTTTTTCGCCGGCATATCCTGGAAAAGCTCGGTGGTTGGGACGCGCATAATGTCACGGAGGATGCAGACCTTGGCATTCGCCTAACACGTTTCGGCTATCACACAGAGCTCTTGCCCACCGTGACCCTTGAGGAGGCCAATTGCCGCGGCTGGCCGTGGATACGCCAACGCAGCCGCTGGCTCAAAGGCTATGCGGTCACCTGGGCGGTGCACATGCGCGCGCCAAAAACCCTGCTGCGGGACCTGGGTCTTTGGCAATTTTTTGGTGTGCAATTGCTCTTCGCAGGAACACTGTCACAATTTCTATTGGCCCCAGTGCTTTGGACCTTCTGGCTGGCCTTTCTTGCTCTGCCTCATCCCCTGACGGGCTTCATGCCAAGCTGGGCCTTCTACACTTTGGGCGGGATTTATTTGATGTCCGAGGTCATCAACATCATCGTTGGCATGCTGGCCTGCAATCAGGCCAAGCACCGCCATTTGCTCAAATGGGTGCCCAGCCTGCATTTCTATTTCCCGCTGGGATCTATGGCCGCCTATAAAGGCTTTCTAGAGTTGCTCTACAAACCCTTTTATTGGGACAAAACCGCCCATGGCATATCGCTTGCCACTGCTCCGGCCGCTCCCCTTACCAGGCCTGAGCGCCCGCATCATGTTTCAGGCGGGTGA
- a CDS encoding GatB/YqeY domain-containing protein — MSLRDRLSVSLKEAMKAKDATRLMTLRLINAAIKDRDIDARSEGTDAGVSDDDLLAILSKMVKQRQESARAYEEGGRLELAEKERAEIVIVEEFLPRQLSEQEVEKAIAEAITASGANSIRDMGKVMSVLKSKYTGQLDFGKVGGMVKAQLS; from the coding sequence ATGAGTTTGCGGGATCGTTTGAGCGTATCGCTGAAAGAAGCGATGAAGGCCAAGGATGCAACGCGATTGATGACACTGCGTCTCATCAATGCGGCGATTAAAGATCGCGACATTGATGCGCGGTCAGAGGGAACCGATGCGGGGGTCTCTGATGACGATTTATTGGCTATTTTGAGCAAAATGGTCAAACAACGCCAAGAAAGTGCGCGGGCCTATGAAGAGGGCGGGCGGCTTGAATTGGCGGAAAAAGAACGGGCTGAGATCGTCATTGTTGAAGAATTCTTGCCGCGGCAATTGAGCGAGCAAGAGGTGGAAAAGGCGATTGCCGAGGCCATCACCGCATCCGGGGCGAATTCGATTCGCGATATGGGCAAGGTCATGAGCGTTTTGAAGTCCAAATACACAGGCCAGCTTGATTTTGGAAAAGTTGGCGGCATGGTGAAAGCGCAACTGAGCTGA
- the carA gene encoding glutamine-hydrolyzing carbamoyl-phosphate synthase small subunit — protein MTMSSNQKPTACLVLADGSIFYGHGFGATGTTVAELCFNTAMTGYQEIMTDPSYAGQVVTFTFPHIGNTGITSEDDETADPFAAGMVVKWDPTEPSSWRAREELAPWLAARGRIAIGGIDTRRLTRAIRQQGAPHVALCHSPDGVFDLDDLLAQAEEFAGLEGLDLAKDVSCTQSYKWNEKRWAWPEGYVAEEAPKYKVVAIDYGAKRNILRCLASVGCDVTVLPASATAEDVLAHQPDGLFLSNGPGDPAATGSYAVPMIQAVLAQSTIPVFGICLGHQMLALALGAKTIKMNHGHHGANHPVKDVQSNKVEITSMNHGFTVDSQSLPEGVLETHISLFDGSNCGIRMADRPVFSVQYHPEASPGPQDSFYLFENFAAEMEKSRAA, from the coding sequence ATGACAATGTCATCGAACCAAAAACCGACTGCTTGCCTTGTGCTTGCGGACGGATCCATTTTTTACGGCCACGGCTTTGGAGCCACCGGTACCACCGTTGCCGAGCTTTGTTTCAACACCGCTATGACAGGCTATCAGGAGATCATGACAGACCCCTCCTATGCCGGCCAAGTCGTCACCTTCACCTTCCCGCATATTGGCAACACTGGGATCACATCAGAAGATGATGAGACCGCAGATCCTTTTGCCGCTGGCATGGTGGTGAAATGGGATCCAACCGAGCCCTCAAGCTGGCGCGCACGCGAAGAGCTCGCCCCTTGGCTTGCCGCGCGCGGGCGCATCGCGATAGGTGGCATTGATACCCGCCGCCTCACCCGCGCCATCCGCCAACAAGGTGCGCCGCACGTGGCTCTGTGCCACAGTCCAGACGGCGTGTTCGATCTGGACGACCTTCTGGCGCAGGCCGAAGAATTCGCCGGTCTCGAAGGTTTGGACCTGGCCAAGGATGTCAGCTGCACACAGTCCTACAAATGGAATGAGAAACGCTGGGCTTGGCCGGAAGGCTATGTTGCCGAAGAGGCGCCCAAATATAAGGTTGTCGCCATTGATTATGGCGCAAAGCGTAATATCTTGCGCTGTCTGGCCTCCGTGGGCTGCGATGTCACTGTGCTGCCCGCATCGGCCACCGCAGAAGATGTTTTGGCGCACCAGCCCGATGGGCTTTTCCTTTCCAATGGCCCAGGCGATCCCGCCGCCACAGGAAGCTATGCTGTGCCGATGATCCAGGCGGTACTGGCACAAAGCACAATCCCCGTGTTTGGCATTTGCTTGGGTCATCAAATGCTGGCTTTGGCATTGGGTGCAAAAACCATCAAGATGAACCACGGACATCATGGCGCGAACCATCCTGTGAAGGATGTGCAAAGCAATAAGGTCGAGATCACCTCTATGAACCACGGGTTTACCGTGGACAGCCAATCTCTGCCTGAGGGTGTTTTGGAAACTCATATATCGCTATTTGATGGCTCCAATTGCGGCATTCGCATGGCGGATCGTCCGGTCTTCTCGGTGCAATATCACCCTGAAGCCAGCCCGGGACCCCAGGACAGTTTCTATCTGTTTGAAAATTTCGCAGCTGAAATGGAAAAGTCTCGCGCGGCCTAA